The nucleotide window ACGGCGAATCGCTTTATCACTCGTTGGAGAATCCGGCGTGCACGCGGCTGTTGCTCGAGCATGGCGCGCGGATTGCAGAGAGCAACGCGATCTATCGCTCGATCGATCTCGAGGACGACACCGCGCTGAAGCTACTGCTGCAGCATGGCGGCGATCCGAACGAGCCGGCGCGGAACGAGCCGCCGAGCCATTGGGGTTCGCCTCTGGCATGGGCGATCTACCGCCGACGGCCGCGCCATGTGAGGGCATTGCTGGAAGCGGGGGCCGACCGGTTGCGACCAACCGCTGACGACATCAGTCCCTACAGGCTGGCGCTGCAGTTCGGACTCTCCGATGTCGCAGCCCTGCTGCGCGAGGGCGAACCTGATATCTCCGACGAAGAACGGTTTGTCGCCGCATGTGCGCGCGGTGACGAAATCGAGGCGTGGGCGATCCGTTCACGACGGCCCGACCTGCCGGCCTCGCTGTCGCCAGCACAGTTGCGTCTGCTGCCTGACATGGCCGCAGCCGGCGCCGACGACGTCGTCAAGCTGATGGTCGGGCTCGGCTGGCCGATCGCCATCCGCGGCGGCGACTGGGATGCATCCGCGCTCAACCTCGCGGTGTTCCGCGGCGATGCCGCATTGACGCGCTTCCTGCTCGAACATGGAGCCAATTGGACGGAACGACACGGCCATGGCGACAATGCCTGCGGCACGCTGGGATGGGCCTCCTGCAACGAGCCGGTCGAAGGCGGCGACTGGGCGGGCTGCGCCCGCGCCCTGCTCGATCATGGCATGCCCGGCGCGACTGAAATCCCGGATGATCCCGACTGGGTGATGGTCGCGGGAATCAGGAAGCGGTTTTCGGACGAAGTAACCGAGGTACTGCTGCGGCACGAAGCTTGAAGACTCGTCCCCTCTCCCACAAGAGGAGAAGGACCTACGCGTCCACGAACGTGACCGTATCGGCCACGCTCGCCCGCGAGGTGCGGTAGCTGTTGACCTTGTGGGCGTGGTCGGCATAGCCGAACGAGATGCCGCAGACCACGCGGCGGTCATCGGCGAGGTTGAAGTGGCGGCGGATCAGCCCGGAATACCGCGCGAGCGCGGCCTGCGGAATCGTGCCGAGGCCGAGCGCCTGCGCCGCCAGCATGAAGTTTGAGACATAGGCGCCGCAATCGACCGCGCCGTAGGTGCCGAGCGGCTCGTCGGTGTGAATGATCGCAACATGCGGGGCGCCGAAGAAATTGTAGTTCTCCAGCGCCTGTTTGGCGTAAGCCATCTTGTCGCCTCTGGTGATGCCGAGCGTGTTGTAGAGCTGGAAGCCGCTTTCGCGGCGGCGTTCGAGATAGACGCCGAGATATTCGCGCGGCGGCGTGAAGTCATGATCGTCCTTGGCGCCGGAGGCGGCTTCGGCATAGATCGCCTCGCGGAAGCGCTCCTTGGCCTCGCCGCTTGCGATCAGCACCTGCCATGGCTGGCTGTTGCACCACGACGCCGTACGCTGCGCCACTTTGAGAATGTGGTCGATGGTCTCGCGCGGCACTTCTCGCGGCAGGAACGCGCGCACGGAGTAACGCTCGTTCAGGAGTTCTTCGAGCACGTCGATGCGGTCGTGTTGGTTCACAGCAGTATCCATAGCCTAGCTCGCTTTCGTGCCCCAGACGCAACGCAGCACGAAGTGGTGCGTTGCAGAGCCGGGGCCTATCACAGTAGGTCCCCGGCTCTGCGGAGCAACGCTGCGCGTTGCACCGCGTCCGGGACACGAGAACTACCGTCCCTTGGTCGGGATCTTGTTGAACGGCACGTCCTTGTCGACGCGGATATCGCCGGGCAGGCCGAGCACGCGTTCGGCGATGATGTTGCGCAGGATCTCGTCGGTGCCGCCGGCAATGCGCATCGAGGGCGAGGAAAGCAGCATCTGCTGGAACTGGCCGCGTGCCATTTCCTCATCCGTGCCTGTGAGCGCGCCGGCCGCGCCCTGCAGATCCATCGCATAGGTCGCGATATCCTGCAGCATAGAACCCGACACCAGCTTGCCGATGGAATTTTCCGGGCCCGGCCGCTCACCCTTCGAGAGCGAGGAGATGGCGCGGTAGCTGGTGTATTTCAGCCCGCTCGCCTTCACCGCCCAGCTCGCGAGCTTTGAGCGCGTCGCGGGATCGTCGATCGCGAGCCCGTCGTCGGTCATCAGGTTCGAGCAGAACTCGAACATTTCCGGGAAGCCGGTGGCGAGCCGCGCGCCGATCGACATGCGCTCGTTCATCAGCGTAGTCAGCGACACGTTCCAGCCGTCGCCAACCGCGCCAAGGCGCTGGCTGTCCGGGATCACGACGTCGGTGAAATAGACCTCGTTGAACTCCTGCATGCCGTTGGCCTGCTTGATCGGCCGCACCTCGACGCCCTTGCTCTTCATGTCCAGGAAGAACATCGTCAGCCCCTTGTGCTTGGGCACATTGGGATCGGTGCGCGTGATCAGCAGGCCGTAATCCGAATAATGCGCGCCCGAGGTCCAGATCTTCTGGCCGTTGACGATCCAGTTGTCGTCCTTCTTCTCGGCGCGTGTGCGAAGCCCCGCAACGTCAGAGCCGCCGGCAGGTTCGGAGAAGAGCTGACACCAGATGTGTTCGCCGGAAGCAAGTTTTGGCAGATAGTGACGCTTGTGCTCCTCGCTGCCGAACGCCATCACGGTCGGGCCGCACATGCCCTCGCCGATCTGGAACGGCTGCGTCAGCTTGCCGTAGACGCCCTCTTCCTGTTGCCAGATCACCTTCTCGATCGGCGTGGCGCCGCGGCCGCCATATTCCTTCGGCCAGTGCAGGCAGGCCCAGCCGCCTTCGGCTTTCTTCTTCTGCCAGGCCTTGCCGACATCGACGATATCTTCCTTCTCCAGCCGGATGCGGCCGAGCGAGGATTTTGACAGCTCCGTCTCATACTGCTTCGGCGCGTTGGCGTCGAT belongs to Bradyrhizobium icense and includes:
- a CDS encoding ankyrin repeat domain-containing protein encodes the protein MNRSPDRLNLDHLKKQAKELIRLYRSRDAAAMARFRQALPAAAGRSDGDIASLDLRLHDAQSCIAREHGFSSWPDLKQYVEVQMAARNERTARVLHWAQLIYSGDVSGTINRANPRVALRILADDPELVAGDPYLACAIGDEGMLRRATQADPAWVNRPGGPLQLPPLFAVAHSSLLRVEELRERLHRCAQWLIAAGTDVNQYVHSRWPPASLSEPDQRYPLSTLYGAAGSNHDPALTRLLLEAGANPNDGESLYHSLENPACTRLLLEHGARIAESNAIYRSIDLEDDTALKLLLQHGGDPNEPARNEPPSHWGSPLAWAIYRRRPRHVRALLEAGADRLRPTADDISPYRLALQFGLSDVAALLREGEPDISDEERFVAACARGDEIEAWAIRSRRPDLPASLSPAQLRLLPDMAAAGADDVVKLMVGLGWPIAIRGGDWDASALNLAVFRGDAALTRFLLEHGANWTERHGHGDNACGTLGWASCNEPVEGGDWAGCARALLDHGMPGATEIPDDPDWVMVAGIRKRFSDEVTEVLLRHEA
- a CDS encoding acyl-CoA dehydrogenase: MNFDDTPQEAEFRATARKWIDANAPKQYETELSKSSLGRIRLEKEDIVDVGKAWQKKKAEGGWACLHWPKEYGGRGATPIEKVIWQQEEGVYGKLTQPFQIGEGMCGPTVMAFGSEEHKRHYLPKLASGEHIWCQLFSEPAGGSDVAGLRTRAEKKDDNWIVNGQKIWTSGAHYSDYGLLITRTDPNVPKHKGLTMFFLDMKSKGVEVRPIKQANGMQEFNEVYFTDVVIPDSQRLGAVGDGWNVSLTTLMNERMSIGARLATGFPEMFEFCSNLMTDDGLAIDDPATRSKLASWAVKASGLKYTSYRAISSLSKGERPGPENSIGKLVSGSMLQDIATYAMDLQGAAGALTGTDEEMARGQFQQMLLSSPSMRIAGGTDEILRNIIAERVLGLPGDIRVDKDVPFNKIPTKGR
- a CDS encoding nitroreductase — its product is MDTAVNQHDRIDVLEELLNERYSVRAFLPREVPRETIDHILKVAQRTASWCNSQPWQVLIASGEAKERFREAIYAEAASGAKDDHDFTPPREYLGVYLERRRESGFQLYNTLGITRGDKMAYAKQALENYNFFGAPHVAIIHTDEPLGTYGAVDCGAYVSNFMLAAQALGLGTIPQAALARYSGLIRRHFNLADDRRVVCGISFGYADHAHKVNSYRTSRASVADTVTFVDA